The Halichoerus grypus chromosome 15, mHalGry1.hap1.1, whole genome shotgun sequence genome includes a window with the following:
- the PINLYP gene encoding phospholipase A2 inhibitor and Ly6/PLAUR domain-containing protein yields MRTPMKPGTFLLAFTLLCTLLGLGCPLSCEVCRGSGPTCSGKMKACEAGKDACVVIVGESSTKGHHALNTYKACMKYSDCYTGFVSTTMGPKDYMVSNTRCCQSDGCNHGSVPPPQNNRTENGLQCPACIAPFQETCPGTQAARCVGQETHCVYFAGNVQAGLINPKFATRGCATESACYAKAGAQVPSASYLYFLRRADCLPASQPPSRAE; encoded by the exons ATGAGGACTCCCATGAAACCGGGGACCTTCCTGCTGGCCTTTACGCTGCTCTGCACCCTCCTGGGTCTGG GGTGCCCGCTGAGCTGTGAAGTGTGCCGGGGCTCCGGGCCCACGTGCAGCGGAAAAATGAAGGCCTGCGAGGCCGGCAAGGACGCATGCGTGGTCATCGTCGGGGAGTCGAGCACAA AGGGCCATCACGCTCTGAACACCTACAAGGCCTGCATGAAGTACAGCGACTGCTACACGGGATTCGTGTCCACCACGATGGGCCCCAAGGACTACATGGTGTCCAACACCCGCTGCTGCCAGAGTGACGGCTGTAACCATGGCTCCGTGCCCC CTCCCCAGAACAATCGTACTGAGAATGGTCTCCAGTGCCCAGCCTGCATCGCGCCCTTTCAGGAGACGTGCCCTGGGACCCAGGCAGCCCGCTGTGTTGGCCAGGAAACCCACTGCGTCTACTTCGCTGGCAACGTGCAGGCTG GTCTCATCAACCCCAAATTTGCCACTCGGGGCTGTGCTACGGAGAGTGCCTGCTACGCCAAGGCTGGGGCCCAGGTGCCTTCAGCCTCCTATCTCTACTTCCTCCGCCGAGCAGACTGCCTtccagcctcccagccccctAGCAGGGCGGAGTGA
- the IRGQ gene encoding immunity-related GTPase family Q protein isoform X2, with product MPGMPPPRGDVTALFLGPPGCGKSALIAALCDGNVETIEIPEGRPDSGIPSLRAAGPGLFLGELSCPPAAPGPWAAEANVLVLVLPGPEGNGEPLASALGEAARAALARGTPLLAVRKLRPGDSENEAQARDQTEALLNKAGLGAAALFVLPADCGSRDGCKELERLRVALRSQAEVLQRLLPPAQDGFEVLGAAELEAVREAFETGGLEAALSWVRAGLERLGSARLDLAVTGKADVSLVLNMLLGLDPPDPDDEPVFTPPGPTPCPAPERPNVVLWNVPLGSAGTAAAPHPTHYDALILVTPGAPTEKDWAKVRPFVLPDAPLVCVRTDGEGEDPEYPEEEEKAEKPSSESLENAGGEGLKNARSEGRESRGTGLQKGSGEESGKAGSGEGSEKAGSESLPRVGGGAKKSGSGDSERAAAQSPEEETWEVLEEAPPPVFPLRPGGLPGLCEWLRRALPPAQAGALLLALPPASPHGARMKAAALRAGAWRPALLASLAAAAAPVPGLGWACDVALLRGQLAEWRRALGLEPAALARRERALGLAPGELAERTRFPGPVTRAEVEARLGAWAGEGTAGGAALGALSFLWPAGGAAATGGLGYRAAHGVLLQALDEMQADAEAVLAPHGPAQ from the exons ATGCCAG GTATGCCACCGCCACGGGGTGACGTGACCGCCTTGTTCCTGGGGCCTCCGGGCTGTGGCAAGTCCGCGCTTATTGCAGCGCTGTGCGACGGGAATGTGGAGACGATAGAGATTCCCGAGGGACGGCCGGACTCCGGGATCCCCAGCCTGCGAGCTGCCGGCCCTGGCCTTTTCCTGGGCGAGCTGAGCTGTCCACCCGCAGCGCCAGGGCCCTGGGCGGCGGAGGCCAATGTGCTGGTATTGGTGCTGCCCGGCCCCGAAGGGAACGGGGAGCCCTTAGCCTCAGCGCTGGGAGAGGCAGCGCGGGCCGCCCTGGCCCGAGGGACCCCGTTGCTGGCTGTGCGGAAGCTCCGTCCTGGAGATTCGGAAAATGAAGCCCAGGCCCGGGATCAGACAGAGGCCCTGCTGAACAAAGCAGGGTTGGGGGCTGCGGCTCTCTTCGTGCTGCCGGCCGACTGCGGCAGCAGAGATGGCTGCAAGGAATTGGAGCGTCTGCGGGTGGCGCTGCGGAGCCAGGCGGAGGTGCTGCAAAG GCTCCTTCCACCGGCTCAGGATGGCTTCGAGGTCCTGGGTGCGGCAGAGCTGGAGGCTGTGCGTGAGGCCTTTGAGACCGGTGGCCTGGAGGCGGCGCTGTCGTGGGTTCGCGCTGGCCTGGAGCGCCTGGGCAGCGCGCGGCTGGACCTGGCTGTGACCGGCAAGGCTGATGTGAGCCTTGTGTTGAACATGCTACTTGGGTTGGATCCCCCTGACCCAGACGACGAGCCTGTTTTCACGCCCCCGGGGCCCACGCCCTGCCCGGCCCCAGAGCGTCCCAACGTGGTGCTCTGGAACGTGCCTCTGGGCTCCGCGGGCACTGCTGCCGCCCCCCATCCGACCCACTACGACGCCCTCATCCTCGTCACCCCGGGGGCCCCTACTGAGAAGGACTGGGCTAAGGTGCGGCCCTTCGTGCTGCCAGATGCGCCGCTGGTCTGCGTGCGAACAGACGGTGAGGGCGAGGATCCAGAGTACccggaggaagaggagaaggcagagaagccCAGCTCCGAGAGCTTAGAGAACGCAGGCGGAGAGGGGTTGAAGAATGCACGCAGTGAGGGAAGGGAGAGCCGTGGCACTGGATTGCAGAAAGGTAGCGGGGAAGAGTCCGGGAAAGCAGGCAGCGGGGAAGGTTCAGAGAAAGCAGGCAGTGAGAGTTTGCCGCGTGTTGGCGGCGGCGCGAAGAAATCGGGCAGTGGGGACTCAGAGCGTGCGGCCGCACAGAGCCCGGAGGAGGAGACGTGGGAGGTGCTGGAGGAGGCCCCGCCGCCCGTGTTCCCCCTGCGGCCTGGCGGCCTCCCCGGGCTCTGCGAGTGGCTGCGGCGCGCTCTCCCCCCGGCCCAGGCGGGGGCGCTGCTGCTGGCGCTGCCACCCGCGTCTCCCCACGGGGCCCGGATGAAGGCTGCGGCGCTGCGGGCCGGGGCGTGGCGGCCGGCTCTGCTGGCTAgcctggcggcggcggcggcccccgtACCGGGGCTAGGCTGGGCGTGCGACGTGGCGCTGCTGCGGGGCCAGCTTGCGGAGTGGCGGCGGGCGCTGGGGCTCGAACCCGCGGCGCTGGCTCGGCGCGAGCGCGCGCTAGGCTTGGCTCCCGGGGAGCTGGCAGAGCGGACGCGCTTCCCGGGCCCGGTGACGCGCGCCGAGGTGGAGGCGAGGCTGGGCGCGTGGGCGGGCGAGGGCACTGCGGGGGGCGCGGCGCTGGGCGCCCTTTCCTTCCTGTGGCcggcgggcggggcggcggcCACCGGCGGCCTGGGTTACCGCGCCGCGCACGGCGTCCTGCTGCAGGCCCTCGACGAGATGCAGGCCGATGCCGAGGCGGTGCTGGCACCCCATGGGCCCGCGCAGTGA
- the IRGQ gene encoding immunity-related GTPase family Q protein isoform X3 has product MPPPRGDVTALFLGPPGCGKSALIAALCDGNVETIEIPEGRPDSGIPSLRAAGPGLFLGELSCPPAAPGPWAAEANVLVLVLPGPEGNGEPLASALGEAARAALARGTPLLAVRKLRPGDSENEAQARDQTEALLNKAGLGAAALFVLPADCGSRDGCKELERLRVALRSQAEVLQRLLPPAQDGFEVLGAAELEAVREAFETGGLEAALSWVRAGLERLGSARLDLAVTGKADVSLVLNMLLGLDPPDPDDEPVFTPPGPTPCPAPERPNVVLWNVPLGSAGTAAAPHPTHYDALILVTPGAPTEKDWAKVRPFVLPDAPLVCVRTDGEGEDPEYPEEEEKAEKPSSESLENAGGEGLKNARSEGRESRGTGLQKGSGEESGKAGSGEGSEKAGSESLPRVGGGAKKSGSGDSERAAAQSPEEETWEVLEEAPPPVFPLRPGGLPGLCEWLRRALPPAQAGALLLALPPASPHGARMKAAALRAGAWRPALLASLAAAAAPVPGLGWACDVALLRGQLAEWRRALGLEPAALARRERALGLAPGELAERTRFPGPVTRAEVEARLGAWAGEGTAGGAALGALSFLWPAGGAAATGGLGYRAAHGVLLQALDEMQADAEAVLAPHGPAQ; this is encoded by the exons ATGCCACCGCCACGGGGTGACGTGACCGCCTTGTTCCTGGGGCCTCCGGGCTGTGGCAAGTCCGCGCTTATTGCAGCGCTGTGCGACGGGAATGTGGAGACGATAGAGATTCCCGAGGGACGGCCGGACTCCGGGATCCCCAGCCTGCGAGCTGCCGGCCCTGGCCTTTTCCTGGGCGAGCTGAGCTGTCCACCCGCAGCGCCAGGGCCCTGGGCGGCGGAGGCCAATGTGCTGGTATTGGTGCTGCCCGGCCCCGAAGGGAACGGGGAGCCCTTAGCCTCAGCGCTGGGAGAGGCAGCGCGGGCCGCCCTGGCCCGAGGGACCCCGTTGCTGGCTGTGCGGAAGCTCCGTCCTGGAGATTCGGAAAATGAAGCCCAGGCCCGGGATCAGACAGAGGCCCTGCTGAACAAAGCAGGGTTGGGGGCTGCGGCTCTCTTCGTGCTGCCGGCCGACTGCGGCAGCAGAGATGGCTGCAAGGAATTGGAGCGTCTGCGGGTGGCGCTGCGGAGCCAGGCGGAGGTGCTGCAAAG GCTCCTTCCACCGGCTCAGGATGGCTTCGAGGTCCTGGGTGCGGCAGAGCTGGAGGCTGTGCGTGAGGCCTTTGAGACCGGTGGCCTGGAGGCGGCGCTGTCGTGGGTTCGCGCTGGCCTGGAGCGCCTGGGCAGCGCGCGGCTGGACCTGGCTGTGACCGGCAAGGCTGATGTGAGCCTTGTGTTGAACATGCTACTTGGGTTGGATCCCCCTGACCCAGACGACGAGCCTGTTTTCACGCCCCCGGGGCCCACGCCCTGCCCGGCCCCAGAGCGTCCCAACGTGGTGCTCTGGAACGTGCCTCTGGGCTCCGCGGGCACTGCTGCCGCCCCCCATCCGACCCACTACGACGCCCTCATCCTCGTCACCCCGGGGGCCCCTACTGAGAAGGACTGGGCTAAGGTGCGGCCCTTCGTGCTGCCAGATGCGCCGCTGGTCTGCGTGCGAACAGACGGTGAGGGCGAGGATCCAGAGTACccggaggaagaggagaaggcagagaagccCAGCTCCGAGAGCTTAGAGAACGCAGGCGGAGAGGGGTTGAAGAATGCACGCAGTGAGGGAAGGGAGAGCCGTGGCACTGGATTGCAGAAAGGTAGCGGGGAAGAGTCCGGGAAAGCAGGCAGCGGGGAAGGTTCAGAGAAAGCAGGCAGTGAGAGTTTGCCGCGTGTTGGCGGCGGCGCGAAGAAATCGGGCAGTGGGGACTCAGAGCGTGCGGCCGCACAGAGCCCGGAGGAGGAGACGTGGGAGGTGCTGGAGGAGGCCCCGCCGCCCGTGTTCCCCCTGCGGCCTGGCGGCCTCCCCGGGCTCTGCGAGTGGCTGCGGCGCGCTCTCCCCCCGGCCCAGGCGGGGGCGCTGCTGCTGGCGCTGCCACCCGCGTCTCCCCACGGGGCCCGGATGAAGGCTGCGGCGCTGCGGGCCGGGGCGTGGCGGCCGGCTCTGCTGGCTAgcctggcggcggcggcggcccccgtACCGGGGCTAGGCTGGGCGTGCGACGTGGCGCTGCTGCGGGGCCAGCTTGCGGAGTGGCGGCGGGCGCTGGGGCTCGAACCCGCGGCGCTGGCTCGGCGCGAGCGCGCGCTAGGCTTGGCTCCCGGGGAGCTGGCAGAGCGGACGCGCTTCCCGGGCCCGGTGACGCGCGCCGAGGTGGAGGCGAGGCTGGGCGCGTGGGCGGGCGAGGGCACTGCGGGGGGCGCGGCGCTGGGCGCCCTTTCCTTCCTGTGGCcggcgggcggggcggcggcCACCGGCGGCCTGGGTTACCGCGCCGCGCACGGCGTCCTGCTGCAGGCCCTCGACGAGATGCAGGCCGATGCCGAGGCGGTGCTGGCACCCCATGGGCCCGCGCAGTGA
- the IRGQ gene encoding immunity-related GTPase family Q protein isoform X1, producing the protein MSLREERAGGPISENLKQRKMYPEKGRARRPYPWGKGMPPPRGDVTALFLGPPGCGKSALIAALCDGNVETIEIPEGRPDSGIPSLRAAGPGLFLGELSCPPAAPGPWAAEANVLVLVLPGPEGNGEPLASALGEAARAALARGTPLLAVRKLRPGDSENEAQARDQTEALLNKAGLGAAALFVLPADCGSRDGCKELERLRVALRSQAEVLQRLLPPAQDGFEVLGAAELEAVREAFETGGLEAALSWVRAGLERLGSARLDLAVTGKADVSLVLNMLLGLDPPDPDDEPVFTPPGPTPCPAPERPNVVLWNVPLGSAGTAAAPHPTHYDALILVTPGAPTEKDWAKVRPFVLPDAPLVCVRTDGEGEDPEYPEEEEKAEKPSSESLENAGGEGLKNARSEGRESRGTGLQKGSGEESGKAGSGEGSEKAGSESLPRVGGGAKKSGSGDSERAAAQSPEEETWEVLEEAPPPVFPLRPGGLPGLCEWLRRALPPAQAGALLLALPPASPHGARMKAAALRAGAWRPALLASLAAAAAPVPGLGWACDVALLRGQLAEWRRALGLEPAALARRERALGLAPGELAERTRFPGPVTRAEVEARLGAWAGEGTAGGAALGALSFLWPAGGAAATGGLGYRAAHGVLLQALDEMQADAEAVLAPHGPAQ; encoded by the exons ATGTccctgagggaggagagggctggaggCCCGATTTCTGAGAAtttgaaacagagaaaaatgtatcCAGAAAAAGGGCGGGCAAGACGCCCTTATCCCTGGGGAAAAG GTATGCCACCGCCACGGGGTGACGTGACCGCCTTGTTCCTGGGGCCTCCGGGCTGTGGCAAGTCCGCGCTTATTGCAGCGCTGTGCGACGGGAATGTGGAGACGATAGAGATTCCCGAGGGACGGCCGGACTCCGGGATCCCCAGCCTGCGAGCTGCCGGCCCTGGCCTTTTCCTGGGCGAGCTGAGCTGTCCACCCGCAGCGCCAGGGCCCTGGGCGGCGGAGGCCAATGTGCTGGTATTGGTGCTGCCCGGCCCCGAAGGGAACGGGGAGCCCTTAGCCTCAGCGCTGGGAGAGGCAGCGCGGGCCGCCCTGGCCCGAGGGACCCCGTTGCTGGCTGTGCGGAAGCTCCGTCCTGGAGATTCGGAAAATGAAGCCCAGGCCCGGGATCAGACAGAGGCCCTGCTGAACAAAGCAGGGTTGGGGGCTGCGGCTCTCTTCGTGCTGCCGGCCGACTGCGGCAGCAGAGATGGCTGCAAGGAATTGGAGCGTCTGCGGGTGGCGCTGCGGAGCCAGGCGGAGGTGCTGCAAAG GCTCCTTCCACCGGCTCAGGATGGCTTCGAGGTCCTGGGTGCGGCAGAGCTGGAGGCTGTGCGTGAGGCCTTTGAGACCGGTGGCCTGGAGGCGGCGCTGTCGTGGGTTCGCGCTGGCCTGGAGCGCCTGGGCAGCGCGCGGCTGGACCTGGCTGTGACCGGCAAGGCTGATGTGAGCCTTGTGTTGAACATGCTACTTGGGTTGGATCCCCCTGACCCAGACGACGAGCCTGTTTTCACGCCCCCGGGGCCCACGCCCTGCCCGGCCCCAGAGCGTCCCAACGTGGTGCTCTGGAACGTGCCTCTGGGCTCCGCGGGCACTGCTGCCGCCCCCCATCCGACCCACTACGACGCCCTCATCCTCGTCACCCCGGGGGCCCCTACTGAGAAGGACTGGGCTAAGGTGCGGCCCTTCGTGCTGCCAGATGCGCCGCTGGTCTGCGTGCGAACAGACGGTGAGGGCGAGGATCCAGAGTACccggaggaagaggagaaggcagagaagccCAGCTCCGAGAGCTTAGAGAACGCAGGCGGAGAGGGGTTGAAGAATGCACGCAGTGAGGGAAGGGAGAGCCGTGGCACTGGATTGCAGAAAGGTAGCGGGGAAGAGTCCGGGAAAGCAGGCAGCGGGGAAGGTTCAGAGAAAGCAGGCAGTGAGAGTTTGCCGCGTGTTGGCGGCGGCGCGAAGAAATCGGGCAGTGGGGACTCAGAGCGTGCGGCCGCACAGAGCCCGGAGGAGGAGACGTGGGAGGTGCTGGAGGAGGCCCCGCCGCCCGTGTTCCCCCTGCGGCCTGGCGGCCTCCCCGGGCTCTGCGAGTGGCTGCGGCGCGCTCTCCCCCCGGCCCAGGCGGGGGCGCTGCTGCTGGCGCTGCCACCCGCGTCTCCCCACGGGGCCCGGATGAAGGCTGCGGCGCTGCGGGCCGGGGCGTGGCGGCCGGCTCTGCTGGCTAgcctggcggcggcggcggcccccgtACCGGGGCTAGGCTGGGCGTGCGACGTGGCGCTGCTGCGGGGCCAGCTTGCGGAGTGGCGGCGGGCGCTGGGGCTCGAACCCGCGGCGCTGGCTCGGCGCGAGCGCGCGCTAGGCTTGGCTCCCGGGGAGCTGGCAGAGCGGACGCGCTTCCCGGGCCCGGTGACGCGCGCCGAGGTGGAGGCGAGGCTGGGCGCGTGGGCGGGCGAGGGCACTGCGGGGGGCGCGGCGCTGGGCGCCCTTTCCTTCCTGTGGCcggcgggcggggcggcggcCACCGGCGGCCTGGGTTACCGCGCCGCGCACGGCGTCCTGCTGCAGGCCCTCGACGAGATGCAGGCCGATGCCGAGGCGGTGCTGGCACCCCATGGGCCCGCGCAGTGA
- the ZNF576 gene encoding zinc finger protein 576 isoform X2: protein MKESKRLRARSAWPQLRKKLRGIPVTMEDPHPEETMEQQDTSKERSPRSPGGDICHLGAPQCTRCLITFADSKFQERHMKREHPADFVAQKLQGALFICFTCARSFPSSKALIAHQRSHGPAARPSTPVAPTAAQPTFPCPDCGKTFGQAASLRRHRQAHETRTAPGPFACTECGQDFAQEAGLHQHYIRHARGEL from the exons ATGAAGGAGTCAAAGCGCCTGCGCGCCAGGAGCGCCTGGCCACAGTTGCGCAAGAAGCTGAG AGGGATCCCAGTCACTATGGAGGACCCGCATCCTGAAGAGACCATGGAGCAGCAGGATACGTCCAAGGAGAGGAGTCCCCGCAGTCCAGGAGGCGACATCT GCCACCTGGGGGCCCCGCAGTGCACCCGCTGCCTCATCACCTTCGCCGATTCCAAGTTCCAGGAGCGTCACATGAAGCGGGAGCACCCAGCGGATTTCGTGGCCCAGAAGCTGCAGGGGGCCCTCTTCATCTGCTTCACCTGCGCCCggtccttcccctcctccaaggCCCTGATCGCCCATCAGCGCAGCCACGGTCCAGCCGCCAGGCCCTCCACGCCAGTGGCGCCCACCGCTGCCCAGCCTACGTTCCCCTGCCCTGACTGTGGCAAGACCTTTGGGCAGGCTGCTTCTCTGAGGCGGCACCGCCAGGCGCATGAGACCCGCACCGCTCCCGGCCCCTTTGCCTGCACTGAGTGTGGTCAGGACTTTGCCCAGGAAGCGGGGCTGCATCAACACTACATCCGGCATGCCCGGGGGGAGCTCTGA
- the ZNF576 gene encoding zinc finger protein 576 isoform X1 produces MASYGGKESLSEVTGLAGPLMLSIDERLHLIYYSVMRATLLTRGIPVTMEDPHPEETMEQQDTSKERSPRSPGGDICHLGAPQCTRCLITFADSKFQERHMKREHPADFVAQKLQGALFICFTCARSFPSSKALIAHQRSHGPAARPSTPVAPTAAQPTFPCPDCGKTFGQAASLRRHRQAHETRTAPGPFACTECGQDFAQEAGLHQHYIRHARGEL; encoded by the exons ATGGCATCTTATGGGGGCAAAGAGAGCCTGTCAGAAGTCACGGGATTAGCGGGCCCTTTAATGCTGTCGATAGATGAGCGACTTCACTTGATTTACTATTCTGTCATGCGTGCTACTCTCTTGACCAGAGGGATCCCAGTCACTATGGAGGACCCGCATCCTGAAGAGACCATGGAGCAGCAGGATACGTCCAAGGAGAGGAGTCCCCGCAGTCCAGGAGGCGACATCT GCCACCTGGGGGCCCCGCAGTGCACCCGCTGCCTCATCACCTTCGCCGATTCCAAGTTCCAGGAGCGTCACATGAAGCGGGAGCACCCAGCGGATTTCGTGGCCCAGAAGCTGCAGGGGGCCCTCTTCATCTGCTTCACCTGCGCCCggtccttcccctcctccaaggCCCTGATCGCCCATCAGCGCAGCCACGGTCCAGCCGCCAGGCCCTCCACGCCAGTGGCGCCCACCGCTGCCCAGCCTACGTTCCCCTGCCCTGACTGTGGCAAGACCTTTGGGCAGGCTGCTTCTCTGAGGCGGCACCGCCAGGCGCATGAGACCCGCACCGCTCCCGGCCCCTTTGCCTGCACTGAGTGTGGTCAGGACTTTGCCCAGGAAGCGGGGCTGCATCAACACTACATCCGGCATGCCCGGGGGGAGCTCTGA
- the ZNF576 gene encoding zinc finger protein 576 isoform X3 has product MEDPHPEETMEQQDTSKERSPRSPGGDICHLGAPQCTRCLITFADSKFQERHMKREHPADFVAQKLQGALFICFTCARSFPSSKALIAHQRSHGPAARPSTPVAPTAAQPTFPCPDCGKTFGQAASLRRHRQAHETRTAPGPFACTECGQDFAQEAGLHQHYIRHARGEL; this is encoded by the exons ATGGAGGACCCGCATCCTGAAGAGACCATGGAGCAGCAGGATACGTCCAAGGAGAGGAGTCCCCGCAGTCCAGGAGGCGACATCT GCCACCTGGGGGCCCCGCAGTGCACCCGCTGCCTCATCACCTTCGCCGATTCCAAGTTCCAGGAGCGTCACATGAAGCGGGAGCACCCAGCGGATTTCGTGGCCCAGAAGCTGCAGGGGGCCCTCTTCATCTGCTTCACCTGCGCCCggtccttcccctcctccaaggCCCTGATCGCCCATCAGCGCAGCCACGGTCCAGCCGCCAGGCCCTCCACGCCAGTGGCGCCCACCGCTGCCCAGCCTACGTTCCCCTGCCCTGACTGTGGCAAGACCTTTGGGCAGGCTGCTTCTCTGAGGCGGCACCGCCAGGCGCATGAGACCCGCACCGCTCCCGGCCCCTTTGCCTGCACTGAGTGTGGTCAGGACTTTGCCCAGGAAGCGGGGCTGCATCAACACTACATCCGGCATGCCCGGGGGGAGCTCTGA